The genome window CGAGCAGGTGACGATGGTCCCGCCGGCATTGGCCGCAGCATCCATCCAGTCACGGATGGATTCCAGCCAAGGCGCGCGGTCCTCATCGGTCAGCGGGGCCCCGGACCGCATCTTCTCGATGTTGGCCGGGGAGTGGAACTCATCGGCCTCCGCGTAGGCGCGGTTCAACTTTTCGGCGAGGCGCTCGGCCAGCGTGGTCTTGCCCGAGCCCGAGATTCCCATCAGGACCAGGTGGACACGCTCCTGCACCGCCGTCGGTGTACCGGATGCCATCAGTGGGCGGTGTTGGTACGGCGACCGCCGAGGGAGCGGTCGTTGTCCCCGACCTTCTTCATCTCGGCGCGGAGCTCCTTGGGCAGCGAGAAGATGATGTCCTCCTCGGCCGTGACGACCTCCTCCACGGAGCCATAGCCGTACTCGGCGAGCAACGTGAGCACGTCCTGCACCAGTACCTCCGGGACGGAGGCCCCGGAGGACAGGCCGACGGTGGCCACGCCCTCGAACCAGGACTCGTCCACCTGGTTGGCGAAGTCCACGCGCTCAGCACGCTGTGCCCCGTACTCCACGGCCACTTCCTTGAGGCGCACGGAGTTCGAGGAGTTCGCGGAGCCGACCACGATCACGAGATCGCAGGACGGTGAGATCTTCTTGATGGCGGCCTGGCGGTTGGAGGTCGCGTAGCAGATGTCATCCGAGGGCGGGTCCTGCAGGTTCGGGAACCGCTCGCGCAGGATGGAGACGATCTCTAGGGTCTCGTCCACGCTCAGGGTCGTCTGGGACAGCCAGATGAGATTGTCCGGATCCTCCACCTCAACGGCCCGGGCCTCCTCCGGATTGTTGATGATGGTGGTGTGCTCTGGAGCCTCACCGTAGGTGCCCTCGACCTCTTCGTGGCCCTCGTGGCCGATCAGCAGGATGCTGCGGTTCTGCTTGGCGAACCGGACCGCCTCGCGGTGCACCTTGGTGACCAGCGGGCAGGTGGCGTCGATGGTCTGGAGGTTGCGCTCAGCGGCCTCGTTGACGACGGCCGGGGACACCCCGTGGGCGGAGAACACGGTCAGCGCGCCCTCCGGCACCTCGTCCAGTTCCTCTACGAAGACCACGCCCTGCTGCTCGAGGGTGTCCACCACGTGCCGGTTGTGGACGATCTCCTTGCGCACGTAGACGGGCGCCCCGTGGTGCGCGAGGGCCTTCTCCACGGCGATGACGGCGCGGTCCACACCCGCGCAATAGCCGCGCGGCGCGGCCAGCATGACCTTCTTGTCCCCGCTCACGACGGCGGCGGCCTCCACATCCTCGCGGGTGCGGCGGGCACGGGGTACCTGGGGCAACCCGATGGCGACCGGCGAACCGGCGGTGGGGGCGGGGGTGGCAGCGGCTGCTGAGGGAGCGGCTGCTGAGAGAACGGCGGACATATGTTCCAGTCTACCGGCGTACCCGGCACGGGCCACCCGCGGGTGAGGCACGTCTCAATGCCCGGCACGGTCCCGGGAACGCAAGCCGGAGGTCAAGCCCAC of Citricoccus sp. K5 contains these proteins:
- a CDS encoding gluconokinase, which encodes MASGTPTAVQERVHLVLMGISGSGKTTLAERLAEKLNRAYAEADEFHSPANIEKMRSGAPLTDEDRAPWLESIRDWMDAAANAGGTIVTCSALKRTYRDVLRQASGRVFFLHVTCDPAVITDRMEHRLGHFMPASLVPSQLATLEELGTDEDGAVLVNSGSVDELVEQALTIVAGL
- a CDS encoding 4-hydroxy-3-methylbut-2-enyl diphosphate reductase translates to MSAVLSAAAPSAAAATPAPTAGSPVAIGLPQVPRARRTREDVEAAAVVSGDKKVMLAAPRGYCAGVDRAVIAVEKALAHHGAPVYVRKEIVHNRHVVDTLEQQGVVFVEELDEVPEGALTVFSAHGVSPAVVNEAAERNLQTIDATCPLVTKVHREAVRFAKQNRSILLIGHEGHEEVEGTYGEAPEHTTIINNPEEARAVEVEDPDNLIWLSQTTLSVDETLEIVSILRERFPNLQDPPSDDICYATSNRQAAIKKISPSCDLVIVVGSANSSNSVRLKEVAVEYGAQRAERVDFANQVDESWFEGVATVGLSSGASVPEVLVQDVLTLLAEYGYGSVEEVVTAEEDIIFSLPKELRAEMKKVGDNDRSLGGRRTNTAH